One genomic segment of Mycolicibacterium gilvum includes these proteins:
- a CDS encoding RelA/SpoT family protein, whose protein sequence is MADKVRTDPGSGQAVQTPPPAASASPETQPMEIVKPAPTSASRRVRARLARRMTSQRSTVNPVLEPLVAVHREIYPKADLTLLQKAYEVAEQRHADQLRKSGDPYITHPLAVANILAELGMDTTTLIAALLHDTVEDTGYTLEALTQEFGVEVGHLVDGVTKLDKVALGTAAEGETIRKMIIAMARDPRVLVIKVADRLHNMRTMRFLPPEKQARKARETLEVIAPLAHRLGMATVKWELEDLSFAILHPKKYEEIVRLVADRAPSRDTYLAKVRAEITATLNASKIKATVEGRPKHYWSIYQKMIVKGRDFDDIHDLVGVRILCDEVRDCYAAVGVVHSLWQPIAGRFKDYIAQPRFGVYQSLHTTVVGPEGKPLEVQIRTIDMHKTAEYGIAAHWRYKEVKGRNGVPAGSAATEIDDMAWMRQLLDWQREAADPGEFLESLRYDLAVQEIFVFTPKGDVITLPTGSTPVDFAYAVHTEVGHRCIGARVNGRLVALERKLENGEVVEVFTSKAQNAGPSRDWQGFVVSPRAKAKIRQWFAKERREEALDSGKEAIAREVRRGGLPLQRLMNAETMAALARELRYLDVSALYTAVGEGHVSARHVVQRLVAQLGGDDEAADELAERSTPATMPIRQRTSDDVGVAVPGAPGVLTKLAKCCTPVPGDNILGFVTRGGGVSVHRTDCTNAASLEQQSERIIDVQWAPSPSSVFLVAIQVEALDRHRLLSDVTRVLADEKVNILSASVTTSNDRVAISRFTFEMGDPKHLGHVLNVVRNVEGVYDVYRVTSAA, encoded by the coding sequence ATGGCCGACAAGGTTCGCACGGACCCCGGCTCCGGCCAGGCTGTGCAGACACCGCCTCCGGCTGCGTCCGCCAGCCCGGAGACGCAGCCGATGGAGATCGTCAAGCCCGCGCCCACCAGTGCCTCGCGCCGGGTGCGTGCCCGGCTGGCCCGGCGGATGACCTCGCAGCGCAGCACGGTCAACCCGGTGCTCGAACCGCTGGTCGCGGTGCACCGCGAGATCTATCCGAAGGCCGATCTCACGCTGCTCCAGAAGGCCTACGAGGTCGCCGAGCAGCGCCACGCCGATCAGCTGCGCAAGTCCGGTGATCCCTACATCACCCATCCGCTGGCCGTCGCCAACATCCTGGCCGAGCTCGGCATGGACACCACGACGCTGATCGCGGCGCTGCTGCACGACACCGTCGAGGACACCGGCTACACGCTGGAGGCGCTGACCCAGGAGTTCGGCGTCGAGGTCGGCCACCTGGTCGACGGGGTCACCAAGCTCGACAAGGTCGCCCTCGGGACCGCCGCCGAGGGCGAGACCATCCGCAAGATGATCATCGCGATGGCGCGCGACCCGCGCGTGCTGGTGATCAAGGTGGCCGACCGGCTGCACAACATGCGCACGATGCGGTTCCTGCCGCCGGAGAAGCAGGCGCGCAAAGCCCGCGAGACATTGGAGGTCATTGCGCCCCTTGCGCATCGGCTCGGAATGGCGACCGTCAAGTGGGAGCTCGAGGATCTGTCGTTCGCGATCCTGCACCCGAAGAAGTACGAGGAGATCGTCCGTCTGGTCGCCGACCGGGCCCCGTCGCGCGACACCTACCTGGCGAAGGTGCGTGCCGAGATCACCGCGACGCTGAACGCGTCGAAGATCAAGGCGACGGTCGAGGGCAGGCCGAAGCACTACTGGTCGATCTATCAGAAGATGATCGTCAAGGGCCGCGACTTCGACGACATCCACGATCTGGTCGGCGTCCGGATCCTGTGCGACGAGGTCCGCGACTGCTACGCCGCCGTCGGTGTCGTGCACTCGCTGTGGCAGCCGATCGCCGGCCGCTTCAAGGACTACATCGCTCAGCCCCGGTTCGGGGTCTATCAGTCCCTGCACACGACGGTGGTCGGCCCCGAGGGCAAACCGCTGGAGGTGCAGATCCGCACCATCGACATGCACAAGACCGCCGAGTACGGCATCGCGGCGCACTGGCGCTACAAAGAGGTCAAGGGCCGCAACGGTGTACCGGCGGGCAGTGCGGCCACCGAGATCGACGACATGGCGTGGATGCGCCAGTTGCTCGACTGGCAGCGGGAAGCCGCCGACCCTGGGGAGTTCCTCGAGTCGCTGCGTTACGACCTTGCGGTGCAGGAGATCTTCGTGTTCACCCCGAAGGGGGATGTGATCACGCTGCCGACCGGCTCGACCCCGGTGGACTTCGCCTACGCGGTGCACACCGAGGTCGGGCACCGCTGCATCGGCGCCCGAGTCAACGGCCGCCTCGTCGCGTTGGAGCGCAAGCTCGAAAACGGGGAAGTCGTCGAGGTTTTCACCTCGAAAGCCCAGAACGCGGGCCCGTCGCGGGACTGGCAGGGCTTCGTGGTGTCGCCGCGCGCGAAGGCCAAGATCCGTCAGTGGTTCGCCAAGGAACGGCGCGAGGAAGCGCTGGACTCCGGCAAGGAGGCCATCGCCCGCGAGGTGCGCCGTGGCGGACTTCCGTTGCAGCGCTTGATGAATGCCGAGACGATGGCGGCGCTGGCCCGCGAGCTGCGCTATCTCGACGTCTCGGCCCTCTACACGGCCGTCGGCGAGGGGCATGTGTCCGCCCGCCACGTCGTGCAGCGGCTGGTGGCCCAGCTCGGCGGTGACGACGAGGCCGCCGACGAGCTCGCCGAGCGCTCCACCCCGGCGACGATGCCGATCCGTCAGCGCACCAGTGACGACGTCGGGGTCGCGGTTCCCGGCGCGCCGGGCGTGCTGACCAAGCTGGCCAAGTGCTGCACCCCGGTGCCCGGCGACAACATCCTGGGCTTCGTCACCCGTGGCGGCGGGGTCAGTGTGCACCGCACCGACTGCACGAACGCCGCGTCACTGGAACAGCAGTCGGAGCGGATCATCGACGTGCAGTGGGCGCCGTCCCCGTCGTCGGTGTTCCTGGTCGCCATTCAGGTGGAGGCGCTCGACCGGCACCGGCTGCTGTCGGATGTGACGCGGGTGCTGGCCGACGAGAAGGTCAACATCCTGTCGGCGTCGGTGACGACTTCCAACGACCGGGTGGCGATCAGCCGGTTCACCTTCGAGATGGGCGACCCGAAACATCTGGGCCATGTGCTCAATGTGGTGCGCAACGTCGAGGGCGTCTACGACGTCTACCGCGTCACCTCCGCGGCCTGA
- a CDS encoding peptidylprolyl isomerase, giving the protein MPTNEQRRATAKRKLERQLEHRAERERKRRQYTIIGSAVGGVLVVAAVVATIVLVNRDSGTETASASTSTTETSSPFDVPPPAEAVTLPEFVAPEGLGGNCQYPEAEPASKPNNAPRTGKVPTEPAQVSASMETDQGNIGLQLDNGKSPCTVNSFASLAQQGYFANTPCHRLTTSDSLGVLQCGDPTGEGTGGPGYQFDNEYPTDQYQPDDPKLGEPVVYPRGTLAMANAGPGTNGSQFFLVYKDSQLPPQYTVFGTIDETGLETLDKIAEAGVDGGGPDGAPKLPVTVKNIQLD; this is encoded by the coding sequence GTGCCGACGAACGAACAACGGCGAGCGACAGCCAAGCGCAAGCTCGAGCGTCAGCTCGAACATCGGGCGGAGCGTGAACGCAAGCGCCGCCAGTACACGATCATCGGATCAGCGGTCGGAGGAGTCCTCGTGGTCGCCGCGGTGGTCGCGACGATCGTGCTCGTCAACCGCGACTCCGGTACCGAGACCGCGTCGGCGTCGACGTCCACCACCGAGACGTCGTCGCCGTTCGACGTCCCGCCGCCCGCCGAGGCCGTAACGCTGCCGGAGTTCGTGGCCCCCGAGGGGCTCGGCGGCAACTGCCAGTACCCGGAGGCCGAGCCGGCCAGCAAGCCGAACAACGCGCCCCGCACCGGCAAGGTGCCGACCGAACCGGCTCAGGTCAGCGCGAGCATGGAGACCGATCAGGGCAACATCGGGCTGCAGCTCGACAACGGCAAGTCGCCCTGCACCGTGAACAGCTTCGCGAGCCTCGCCCAGCAGGGCTACTTCGCCAACACGCCGTGCCACCGGCTGACCACCAGCGATTCGCTCGGAGTCCTGCAGTGCGGCGATCCGACGGGTGAAGGCACCGGAGGCCCGGGCTACCAGTTCGACAACGAATACCCGACCGATCAGTACCAGCCCGACGACCCGAAGCTCGGCGAGCCGGTCGTCTACCCCCGCGGCACGCTGGCGATGGCCAACGCGGGTCCGGGCACCAACGGCAGCCAGTTCTTCCTCGTCTACAAGGATTCGCAGCTGCCCCCGCAGTACACCGTATTCGGCACCATCGACGAGACGGGCCTGGAGACGCTGGACAAGATCGCCGAAGCCGGCGTGGACGGCGGCGGACCGGACGGCGCGCCGAAGCTCCCGGTCACCGTCAAGAACATCCAGCTGGACTGA
- a CDS encoding MBL fold metallo-hydrolase produces the protein MLITGFPAGLLACNCYVLAPRQGADAIVVDPGQRAMGSLARILDENRLTPAAVLLTHGHIDHMWSAQKVADTYGCPTFVHPADRHMLTDPIAGLGQGFLAGLGRLALSPVFREPRQVLELDRDGDKIELGGITVTVDHTPGHTKGSVVFRVEQGPDQVAFTGDTLFRASVGRTDLPGGSGRDLLESIVTKLLVLDDDTLVLPGHGERSTIGVERHTNPFLEGLKP, from the coding sequence GTGTTGATCACCGGATTTCCGGCCGGCCTCCTGGCATGCAACTGCTATGTGCTGGCCCCTCGGCAGGGCGCCGACGCCATCGTCGTCGACCCTGGTCAGCGCGCAATGGGCTCGCTCGCGCGGATCCTCGACGAGAACCGGCTCACCCCGGCGGCGGTGTTGTTGACCCACGGGCACATCGACCACATGTGGTCGGCGCAGAAGGTCGCCGACACCTACGGCTGTCCTACGTTCGTCCACCCGGCGGACCGGCACATGCTGACCGATCCGATCGCGGGCCTGGGCCAGGGCTTCCTGGCCGGCCTGGGAAGGCTCGCGCTGAGCCCGGTGTTCCGCGAACCCCGCCAGGTGCTCGAACTCGACCGCGACGGCGACAAGATCGAACTCGGCGGCATCACCGTCACCGTCGACCACACCCCGGGCCACACCAAAGGGTCGGTGGTGTTCCGGGTCGAACAGGGTCCCGACCAGGTCGCGTTCACCGGGGATACGCTCTTCCGCGCGTCGGTGGGGCGCACCGACCTGCCCGGCGGGAGCGGACGCGACCTGCTGGAGTCGATCGTCACCAAGCTGTTGGTGCTCGACGACGACACCCTGGTATTACCGGGGCACGGCGAGCGCAGCACCATCGGCGTCGAACGCCACACCAACCCATTCCTCGAAGGCCTGAAACCATGA
- the hisS gene encoding histidine--tRNA ligase has protein sequence MTDSFKAPKGVPDYFPPDSAEFVAVRSGLLTAARRAGYGDIELPIFEDTALFARGVGESTDVVSKEMYTFADRGERSVTLRPEGTAGVMRAVIEHGLDRGQLPVKLCYSGPFFRYERPQAGRYRQLQQVGIEAIGVDDPALDAEVMAVADAGFRSLGLDGFRLEITSLGDDSCRPQYRELLQEFLFALDLDEETRRRAEINPLRVLDDKRPHIREMTANAPVMLDHLSDAAKEHFDTVLAHLDALSVPYVINPRMVRGLDYYTKTTFEFVHDGLGAQSGIGGGGRYDGLMAQLGGRDLSGIGFGLGVDRTLLALRAEGKTAGETARVDVYAVPLGADAKVRLAVLAAQLRAAGVRVDVAYGDRSLKGAMKGADRSGASIALVAGDRDLEAGTVGVKSMATGEQVDVASDDVVAEVLSRLT, from the coding sequence ATGACCGACTCGTTCAAGGCGCCCAAGGGCGTCCCCGACTACTTCCCACCCGACTCGGCCGAGTTCGTCGCGGTCCGCAGTGGCCTGCTGACCGCGGCGCGACGCGCGGGCTACGGCGACATCGAGCTGCCGATCTTCGAGGACACGGCGCTGTTCGCGCGCGGGGTCGGTGAGTCCACCGATGTGGTCTCCAAGGAGATGTACACCTTCGCCGACCGCGGCGAGCGTTCGGTGACGCTGCGTCCGGAAGGCACCGCCGGGGTCATGCGAGCGGTGATCGAGCACGGCCTGGATCGCGGACAGCTGCCGGTCAAGCTCTGCTATTCGGGGCCGTTCTTCCGCTACGAGCGGCCCCAGGCCGGGCGCTACCGGCAGTTGCAGCAGGTCGGCATCGAGGCCATCGGCGTCGACGATCCGGCGCTGGACGCCGAGGTCATGGCGGTGGCCGATGCCGGGTTCCGCTCGCTGGGCCTGGACGGATTCCGGCTGGAGATCACATCATTGGGTGATGACAGCTGCCGGCCGCAGTACCGCGAACTGCTCCAGGAGTTCCTCTTCGCGCTGGACCTTGACGAGGAAACCCGCAGGCGTGCCGAGATCAACCCGCTGCGGGTGCTCGATGACAAGCGTCCCCATATCAGGGAGATGACCGCGAACGCACCGGTGATGCTCGACCATCTCTCGGATGCGGCAAAGGAGCACTTCGACACGGTGCTGGCGCATCTCGACGCGTTGTCGGTGCCGTACGTGATCAATCCGCGGATGGTGCGTGGGCTGGACTACTACACGAAGACGACGTTCGAGTTCGTCCACGACGGGCTCGGGGCGCAGTCCGGTATCGGCGGTGGCGGACGATATGACGGGCTGATGGCGCAGCTCGGCGGCCGAGATCTCTCGGGGATCGGGTTCGGCCTCGGCGTGGACCGCACGCTGCTCGCTCTGCGCGCTGAGGGTAAGACGGCGGGGGAGACCGCACGGGTCGACGTCTACGCGGTGCCGCTCGGTGCGGACGCGAAAGTGCGTCTCGCCGTGCTGGCCGCGCAGCTGCGCGCGGCCGGCGTGCGGGTCGATGTGGCCTACGGCGACCGCAGCCTGAAGGGCGCGATGAAGGGCGCCGACCGCTCCGGTGCGTCGATCGCGCTGGTTGCGGGCGACAGGGACCTGGAGGCGGGGACCGTCGGGGTGAAGAGCATGGCGACCGGTGAGCAGGTGGATGTCGCTTCTGATGACGTTGTGGCAGAGGTTCTTTCACGACTCACCTGA
- a CDS encoding lipoprotein LpqH, with protein sequence MTVPLVTVACSTAYEALGHRTAYVLVNGIEVADQPRVRCDQVEWVWFIESVQDNPGFSAQIRTGDDVAALLVRIENLGGFTGSSWNAAETAPASAAAVEADAEVADGDFVITGTATGFYRDDPAETATATFEIRTDC encoded by the coding sequence ATGACCGTGCCTCTGGTTACGGTGGCGTGCTCCACTGCCTATGAAGCCCTCGGACACCGGACCGCGTATGTGTTGGTGAACGGTATCGAGGTCGCAGATCAGCCGCGGGTGAGATGCGACCAGGTGGAGTGGGTGTGGTTCATCGAGAGTGTCCAGGACAATCCCGGTTTCAGCGCACAGATTCGCACCGGTGACGACGTAGCGGCCCTCCTGGTGCGGATCGAGAACCTGGGTGGCTTCACCGGAAGTTCCTGGAACGCCGCCGAAACCGCGCCGGCTTCTGCGGCCGCCGTCGAAGCGGACGCCGAGGTCGCCGACGGCGACTTTGTCATCACAGGCACAGCAACGGGGTTTTATCGGGATGATCCCGCCGAGACCGCGACGGCCACCTTCGAGATCCGCACCGACTGCTGA
- a CDS encoding SigB/SigF/SigG family RNA polymerase sigma factor — MPYPGRRSADCPQKPPIASAIQREAAMTVVERIGNTELTGAGTGAARDLDWMDVEKQLSSMAACGDRAERRRRRQHIITECLPLADHIACRFAGRGEPSDDLIQVARIGLVKSVDRYVPDKGRFMAFAVPTIRGEVRRHFRDSTWSMRVPRKIQDTQLRMRHAAEELSQRLKRAPTDREIARELGVDDGEVSRCRSAHWAYRPVSLDAPRGDAEQECAGIGELRGADDPGFDSVEDLIVLSGVIAELDPRRRAILGMRFYDCLTQREIALRLNVSQVQVSRLLDSTLARLRQRMFVEVVAV; from the coding sequence GTGCCCTACCCGGGTAGGCGATCTGCAGATTGTCCGCAGAAGCCGCCCATCGCTTCTGCGATTCAGAGGGAGGCCGCCATGACCGTGGTAGAACGCATCGGCAACACAGAGTTGACCGGCGCAGGAACCGGGGCCGCACGCGATCTGGACTGGATGGACGTCGAGAAACAGTTGTCGTCGATGGCAGCGTGCGGCGACCGGGCTGAGCGTCGGCGACGCAGGCAACACATCATCACCGAATGCCTGCCGCTCGCCGATCACATCGCGTGTCGATTTGCCGGCCGGGGCGAGCCATCTGATGACCTGATTCAGGTCGCGCGCATCGGACTGGTCAAGAGCGTTGATCGCTATGTGCCGGACAAAGGCCGCTTCATGGCGTTCGCGGTGCCGACGATCCGCGGTGAGGTACGACGACATTTCCGCGACAGCACCTGGTCGATGAGGGTGCCCCGAAAAATCCAGGACACGCAACTGCGAATGCGGCACGCCGCAGAAGAACTCTCACAACGGTTGAAGCGAGCACCGACGGATCGAGAAATCGCGCGGGAACTGGGGGTCGACGACGGTGAAGTCTCGCGATGTCGTTCGGCGCACTGGGCATATCGACCGGTGTCACTCGACGCGCCCCGAGGGGACGCTGAGCAGGAGTGCGCCGGCATCGGGGAACTCCGCGGTGCCGACGATCCGGGCTTCGACTCCGTAGAGGATCTCATCGTGTTGAGCGGAGTCATCGCCGAACTGGATCCTCGCCGCCGCGCAATCTTGGGAATGCGCTTCTACGACTGCCTGACCCAACGAGAAATCGCCCTACGTCTGAATGTTTCGCAGGTGCAGGTCTCCCGGCTGCTGGACAGCACGTTGGCCCGGCTGCGTCAACGCATGTTCGTCGAGGTGGTCGCGGTGTAG
- a CDS encoding DUF2254 domain-containing protein, giving the protein MSRDRGEDRDKPWPLEAVRRRRTVFVDAWRSRLWPVPALGVVFAIVAGVALPELDAALDKRMPETLSAYLFGGGADAAREVLGAIATSLITVTSLTFSLTVVTLQLASTQYTPRLLRTFAADPFVQRTLALFLATFVYALTVLRTVRNDADAGAEFVPQLSVTVAYLLAMVSVLALVLFLGHLVRQIRIETMLDHVSSDIETTARRMLKRLDDTPDHDYTPFPPTDASVVTARSSGFLVEVDEQALFAAAVEADVVVWIDRPVGSDIVSGVPAALCWSTGPPGDPLSGERLSRLREQVRGALSTGLERTAAQDIGYGLRQLTDVVVRALSPGINDPTTAVHGLNSCSATLCELARYRLGRRTLRDDDGVVRVVLARPDLPDLLDMVCDQPQLYGASDPTVLARLVSMLRELAWVVVVPAHREALSDRLRRMERVVAEQDFDSTDRDRLDRLINHVREALDRRWPAT; this is encoded by the coding sequence ATGAGCCGTGACCGCGGGGAAGATCGGGACAAGCCCTGGCCGCTGGAAGCCGTCCGGCGCCGACGCACCGTGTTCGTCGATGCCTGGCGAAGCCGGTTGTGGCCCGTCCCCGCTCTCGGGGTCGTCTTTGCGATCGTCGCCGGCGTCGCCCTCCCAGAACTCGATGCCGCCCTCGATAAGCGGATGCCTGAGACATTGTCGGCGTACCTGTTCGGTGGCGGGGCCGACGCGGCGCGTGAAGTCCTCGGGGCAATCGCGACGTCGCTGATCACGGTGACGTCGCTGACCTTCTCCCTGACCGTGGTCACTCTGCAGCTGGCCAGCACTCAGTACACACCGCGACTGCTGCGCACATTCGCGGCGGACCCATTCGTCCAGCGCACCTTGGCACTGTTCCTCGCGACGTTCGTCTATGCGTTGACGGTGTTGCGTACCGTCCGCAACGACGCCGACGCGGGGGCGGAGTTCGTCCCCCAACTCTCGGTGACGGTCGCCTACCTCCTGGCCATGGTGAGCGTGTTGGCGTTGGTCCTGTTCCTCGGGCATTTGGTACGCCAGATCCGGATAGAAACCATGCTCGACCATGTTTCGTCCGACATCGAGACCACGGCGCGCCGCATGCTGAAACGGCTCGACGACACACCGGACCATGACTACACACCCTTCCCGCCCACCGACGCGTCTGTGGTCACCGCCCGATCGTCGGGTTTCCTCGTCGAGGTCGACGAGCAGGCGCTGTTTGCGGCGGCGGTCGAGGCGGACGTGGTGGTCTGGATCGACCGCCCGGTTGGGTCGGACATCGTGTCGGGGGTGCCGGCGGCGTTGTGCTGGTCAACCGGGCCGCCCGGCGATCCCCTTTCCGGCGAGCGCCTGTCGCGACTGCGCGAGCAGGTTCGCGGCGCGCTGAGCACCGGTCTGGAGCGCACCGCAGCACAGGACATCGGTTACGGGCTCCGTCAGCTCACCGATGTGGTGGTCCGCGCCCTAAGCCCCGGCATCAACGATCCCACCACCGCCGTACACGGATTGAACTCGTGCAGCGCAACACTGTGCGAACTCGCCAGGTACCGGTTGGGGCGCCGGACGCTGCGGGACGACGACGGAGTGGTGCGGGTGGTGCTGGCCCGGCCGGACCTGCCCGACCTGCTCGACATGGTCTGCGATCAGCCGCAACTCTATGGCGCGAGCGATCCGACCGTGCTGGCCCGATTGGTGTCGATGCTGCGGGAACTGGCTTGGGTGGTGGTCGTCCCGGCCCACCGGGAGGCCCTCAGCGACCGGCTGCGACGCATGGAACGCGTTGTCGCTGAGCAGGATTTCGACAGCACCGACCGCGACCGGCTGGATCGTCTGATCAACCACGTACGCGAGGCACTGGACAGACGCTGGCCGGCCACCTGA